In Caproicibacterium amylolyticum, a genomic segment contains:
- the ftsE gene encoding cell division ATP-binding protein FtsE produces MIELSHISKTYPNGTHALYDVNLHVDKGEFVFIVGSSGAGKSTLLKLITCEEKADGGKLTVNGQDLISIKRHEVPYLRRTMGMVFQDFRLIAKMTVFENVAFAMHIVGASRREIRKRVPYILGLVNLQSKADCYPAELSGGEQQRVGLARALVNNPNMIIADEPTGNIDPALSFEIVDLLSEINLRGTTILMVTHEHSLVKHFQKRIVEIHGGRIVADTNELGAATL; encoded by the coding sequence TTGATCGAGTTGAGTCATATTAGTAAGACCTACCCGAATGGCACCCACGCCCTGTATGACGTGAACCTGCACGTGGATAAGGGCGAGTTCGTGTTTATAGTGGGTTCCTCCGGTGCGGGCAAAAGCACCCTGCTGAAGTTAATTACCTGTGAGGAAAAAGCGGACGGCGGCAAGCTGACGGTGAACGGCCAAGATTTAATCAGCATTAAGCGGCATGAAGTACCGTACCTGCGCCGCACGATGGGTATGGTGTTTCAGGACTTCCGGCTGATTGCCAAAATGACCGTTTTTGAAAATGTTGCGTTTGCCATGCACATCGTCGGCGCAAGCCGCCGCGAAATTCGCAAACGCGTACCATACATACTGGGATTGGTCAATCTGCAGAGCAAGGCAGACTGTTACCCGGCGGAACTTTCCGGCGGCGAGCAGCAGCGTGTTGGTTTGGCGCGTGCGCTGGTGAACAATCCGAACATGATCATCGCGGATGAACCGACGGGCAACATTGACCCGGCACTGTCCTTTGAAATTGTTGACCTGCTCAGTGAAATCAACCTGCGCGGTACAACAATTCTGATGGTTACGCATGAGCACAGCCTTGTGAAGCATTTTCAGAAGCGCATTGTTGAAATTCACGGGGGCCGCATTGTGGCCGACACCAATGAACTGGGGGCCGCAACGCTATGA
- a CDS encoding pseudouridine synthase — protein MALMRLDKLLALQTGVTRREAAALVRQGAACLNGQPLQDPAQRVEPACVTLHGKSLGYEEFVYLMLNKPAGVLTAARDKKQPTVMDLIPPELFRRGIQPVGRLDKDTTGLLLLTDDGALAHHLLSPKHHVWKTYRAQLSAPPRPGSEERFAAGVKLSDFTCLPAELHLLEDGSTPTYEVCVHEGKFHQVKRMFLAQGCEVLALCRTVFGPLSLPADLPEGACRLLTAEERNVLCNAKN, from the coding sequence ATGGCACTGATGCGGCTGGATAAGCTGCTGGCGCTGCAGACAGGCGTAACCCGGCGGGAGGCTGCTGCTTTGGTGCGGCAGGGTGCCGCCTGCCTGAACGGACAACCCCTGCAGGACCCGGCCCAGCGGGTGGAGCCTGCCTGCGTAACGCTGCACGGCAAAAGCCTTGGCTACGAAGAATTTGTTTACCTAATGCTGAATAAACCGGCTGGAGTCCTGACGGCAGCAAGAGACAAGAAGCAGCCGACAGTGATGGATCTGATTCCGCCGGAACTGTTCCGGCGTGGTATCCAGCCGGTCGGCCGGCTGGATAAGGATACCACCGGTCTGCTGCTGCTGACGGATGACGGTGCTTTGGCACACCATCTGCTTTCCCCGAAGCACCATGTTTGGAAAACCTACCGCGCACAGTTGAGCGCTCCCCCGCGTCCCGGTTCGGAAGAACGCTTTGCCGCCGGGGTGAAACTCTCGGACTTTACCTGCCTGCCGGCAGAACTTCATTTGCTGGAGGACGGCAGTACCCCCACCTATGAAGTGTGTGTGCATGAGGGCAAATTCCATCAGGTAAAGCGAATGTTCCTTGCACAGGGCTGCGAGGTGCTTGCCCTGTGCCGCACAGTGTTCGGCCCCCTTTCACTCCCGGCAGATTTGCCGGAGGGTGCCTGCCGCTTGCTGACTGCGGAGGAACGGAATGTACTGTGCAATGCGAAAAATTGA
- a CDS encoding murein hydrolase activator EnvC family protein, with amino-acid sequence MAGKEHKAKKILSSIASLCIAAAVVLSPAVSTVYAADDVATLKQKQAEYAQQKKDNDAKLSQLRQDKSQKEAYKETLVSQISTLQNQIDTYNTQIQELDANILKTQQEIAGKQKDIAANTEKLKQRLCALYMSGGASNLEILLSAESVMDLADKTEALQMVTEHDTALIDTLKADMAAVKKQKDAIEQNRQDASTAKTAVSEKQNELSGLVSEAQSVIDDMASTESNLQSVSDSLAQKEEEAGKAVDQWYKEYEASEQKKKVEAAQQAAQNQSGSNDGGSGGGSASTGGGSAIGSGSMMWPVPSCTTITSPFGYRDSPGGIGSTNHKGVDIGASYGAQIVAADSGVVVQAGDNGWGYGNLVIIDHGNGLTTYYGHMSSVAVSSGQTVAKGQLIGYVGSTGNSTGPHCHFEVRSNGTAVDPMGYV; translated from the coding sequence TTGGCTGGTAAAGAGCACAAAGCAAAAAAAATCCTTAGCAGCATTGCTTCGCTGTGTATTGCGGCGGCAGTGGTGCTGTCCCCTGCCGTATCTACCGTATATGCGGCGGATGATGTAGCAACCTTAAAGCAGAAACAGGCTGAATACGCACAGCAGAAAAAGGATAATGATGCAAAGCTCAGCCAGCTGCGGCAGGACAAAAGTCAGAAAGAGGCCTATAAGGAAACACTGGTCAGTCAGATTTCGACACTGCAGAACCAGATTGATACATACAACACGCAGATTCAGGAATTGGATGCCAATATTCTGAAGACCCAGCAGGAAATAGCAGGCAAGCAAAAAGATATTGCTGCTAATACGGAAAAGCTGAAACAGCGTTTGTGTGCGTTATATATGTCCGGCGGTGCCAGCAATCTGGAAATTCTGCTTTCTGCGGAAAGTGTGATGGATTTGGCGGACAAAACAGAAGCTCTGCAGATGGTGACTGAACATGACACTGCGCTGATTGACACCTTGAAAGCGGACATGGCGGCTGTCAAAAAGCAGAAAGATGCCATCGAGCAGAACCGGCAGGATGCTTCCACAGCAAAGACCGCGGTTTCCGAAAAGCAGAACGAGCTTTCCGGCCTTGTCAGCGAAGCTCAGAGTGTGATTGATGACATGGCCTCTACAGAAAGCAATCTGCAGTCCGTCAGCGATTCCTTGGCGCAGAAAGAGGAAGAAGCCGGCAAGGCAGTTGACCAGTGGTACAAAGAATACGAAGCAAGCGAACAGAAAAAGAAAGTGGAAGCAGCCCAGCAGGCCGCACAGAATCAGTCCGGCAGCAACGATGGAGGAAGTGGCGGTGGATCCGCCTCTACAGGCGGCGGCAGCGCCATTGGCAGCGGTTCCATGATGTGGCCGGTGCCAAGCTGCACCACCATTACCTCTCCATTCGGTTATCGTGACAGTCCTGGCGGCATTGGAAGCACAAACCATAAGGGCGTGGATATCGGTGCAAGCTACGGTGCACAGATCGTCGCCGCCGACAGCGGCGTAGTTGTGCAGGCAGGCGACAACGGTTGGGGCTACGGCAATCTGGTCATTATTGACCATGGAAATGGTTTGACTACCTACTATGGCCACATGAGCAGCGTCGCGGTCAGCAGCGGTCAGACAGTCGCAAAGGGCCAGCTGATTGGTTACGTTGGCAGTACCGGCAACAGTACCGGCCCGCACTGTCACTTTGAAGTGCGTAGCAACGGCACAGCGGTAGACCCAATGGGATACGTTTAA
- a CDS encoding ABC transporter ATP-binding protein, with protein MASVSLKHVYKIYDGGVQAVSDFNLEIADKEFIILVGPSGCGKSTTLRMIAGLEEISKGELYIGDTLANDVAPKDRDIAMVFQNYALYPHMTVFDNMAFGLKLRKTPKDEIKARVEEAARILDISHLLDRKPKALSGGQRQRVALGRAIVRDPKVFLLDEPLSNLDAKLRAQMRTEISKLHKRLGTTFIYVTHDQTEAMTMGDRIVVMKDGIIQQVDTPQNLYDFPVNEFVAGFMGSPQMNFIDAKVNKGAKGYTVDFGKYSLLIPADKAKAETLDAYVGKDVVFGIRPEDVHDEPEFLNDHPEYIADAQVDVTELMGAETYLYLTCEGNNLTARVEPTSTAKTNDNIKIAFDMEKCHLFDKDSEITVLN; from the coding sequence ATGGCAAGCGTATCCTTGAAACATGTTTACAAAATCTATGACGGCGGCGTACAGGCTGTAAGCGACTTCAACCTTGAAATCGCTGATAAAGAATTCATCATTCTGGTTGGTCCTTCCGGCTGCGGCAAATCTACTACTCTGCGCATGATTGCAGGTCTGGAGGAAATCTCCAAAGGCGAACTGTACATTGGCGATACCTTGGCAAATGATGTTGCACCGAAAGACCGCGATATCGCAATGGTGTTCCAGAACTATGCACTGTATCCGCACATGACAGTTTTTGACAACATGGCGTTTGGTCTGAAACTGCGCAAAACTCCGAAGGACGAAATTAAGGCGCGCGTTGAAGAAGCAGCCCGCATCCTTGATATCTCCCATCTGCTTGACCGTAAGCCGAAGGCTTTGTCAGGCGGCCAGCGCCAGCGTGTTGCTCTGGGCCGTGCTATCGTGCGTGACCCGAAGGTCTTCCTGCTGGATGAACCGCTGTCCAACTTGGACGCTAAACTGCGTGCACAGATGCGTACCGAGATCAGCAAGCTGCATAAGCGCTTGGGCACAACTTTCATCTATGTTACACATGACCAGACAGAGGCTATGACCATGGGCGACCGCATCGTGGTTATGAAGGACGGCATTATCCAGCAGGTAGATACCCCACAGAACCTGTACGATTTCCCGGTTAATGAGTTTGTTGCAGGCTTCATGGGCAGCCCGCAGATGAACTTCATCGACGCAAAGGTCAACAAGGGTGCAAAGGGCTACACAGTCGACTTTGGCAAGTACAGCCTGCTCATCCCGGCGGACAAGGCCAAGGCAGAAACACTGGACGCTTATGTCGGCAAAGACGTTGTGTTCGGTATCCGTCCGGAAGATGTGCATGATGAACCAGAGTTCTTGAATGATCATCCGGAGTATATTGCAGACGCACAGGTTGATGTTACAGAACTGATGGGTGCTGAAACTTACCTGTACCTGACCTGCGAGGGCAACAACCTGACTGCCCGCGTTGAGCCGACCTCCACTGCAAAGACAAACGACAACATTAAGATTGCCTTTGATATGGAGAAATGCCATCTGTTTGACAAGGATTCTGAGATTACAGTTCTGAACTAA
- a CDS encoding DUF4830 domain-containing protein codes for MTISFHGMKRKIFLAVAAAVLVTAVLFLLTAVGAKGGIPGGKNSDRVAFLTQCGWKVEQEPMSTRDVAVPAQFSKVYQNYNELNKKAGFDLTKVAGKTCHQYVYRVTNYTSKQEVHATLLIFEGKIVGGDISTAALDGFMQPLRQISTGSTA; via the coding sequence GTGACAATCTCTTTTCACGGCATGAAAAGAAAGATTTTTCTTGCGGTGGCTGCTGCAGTGCTGGTAACAGCGGTGCTTTTCCTGCTGACAGCGGTCGGCGCAAAGGGCGGCATTCCGGGGGGAAAAAACAGTGACCGTGTGGCGTTCCTGACCCAGTGCGGCTGGAAGGTGGAGCAGGAGCCGATGAGTACCAGAGATGTTGCGGTGCCCGCGCAGTTTTCAAAGGTATACCAGAATTACAATGAGCTCAACAAAAAAGCGGGCTTTGATTTGACAAAGGTCGCTGGCAAGACCTGTCATCAGTATGTGTATCGGGTAACAAATTATACCAGCAAACAGGAAGTTCATGCTACCCTGCTGATTTTTGAAGGGAAAATCGTCGGCGGGGATATTTCTACAGCGGCACTGGACGGTTTTATGCAGCCACTGCGGCAGATAAGCACAGGCAGCACTGCTTAA
- the ftsX gene encoding permease-like cell division protein FtsX, with the protein MKNFGYLLKEGIKNIWTNRTMSLASVAVLMSCLLMTGAAVLFSWNIKTAMSMVEGNNSIKVYIKQDVPSLKALQIGDQIRKLDNVATCDFVSKNDGMKEMKQMVGEQNAGLLDGLEGDNNWLPDAFRISMKDLSKYKETASKITSIEGVDKIYDYQELADKLTHIDSIVTNVGLVVVVALSLVSLFIIANTIRVAMYSRRLEISIMKSVGATNGFIRVPFLVEGMVIGLAAGGIAAGLLHLLYYRIVSSMGISALFNVVDLNRMMGPLVAVFMLMGALFGAVGGIISIGRYLKKEGGSIVGW; encoded by the coding sequence ATGAAGAATTTTGGGTATTTGCTTAAAGAAGGCATTAAAAACATCTGGACAAACCGCACTATGTCGCTGGCTTCCGTAGCGGTGCTGATGAGTTGCCTGCTGATGACAGGCGCGGCGGTGCTGTTCAGTTGGAACATTAAAACCGCAATGAGCATGGTGGAGGGCAACAACTCCATTAAAGTTTACATTAAACAAGACGTGCCTTCCCTGAAAGCACTGCAGATCGGCGACCAGATTCGTAAGCTGGACAATGTTGCCACCTGCGACTTTGTTTCCAAAAACGACGGCATGAAAGAAATGAAGCAGATGGTCGGCGAGCAGAATGCCGGCCTGCTGGACGGCTTGGAGGGCGATAACAACTGGCTGCCCGATGCTTTCCGTATTTCTATGAAGGACCTTTCCAAGTACAAGGAAACCGCCTCAAAAATCACATCTATTGAAGGTGTGGACAAGATTTATGATTATCAGGAACTGGCGGACAAGCTGACGCACATTGACAGTATCGTCACCAATGTGGGTCTGGTTGTGGTGGTTGCGCTCAGTTTGGTTTCGCTGTTCATTATAGCGAACACCATTCGTGTTGCTATGTACTCCCGCCGCCTGGAAATCAGCATTATGAAGTCGGTTGGTGCTACTAACGGATTTATCCGCGTGCCGTTTTTGGTGGAAGGCATGGTAATTGGTCTTGCGGCGGGCGGCATTGCGGCAGGGCTGCTGCATCTGCTGTATTACCGCATTGTCAGTTCCATGGGTATCAGTGCACTGTTTAATGTCGTGGATCTGAACCGCATGATGGGGCCGCTTGTGGCGGTGTTTATGCTGATGGGTGCGCTGTTCGGCGCAGTCGGCGGTATTATATCCATTGGACGCTACCTGAAAAAAGAAGGAGGTTCTATCGTTGGCTGGTAA
- a CDS encoding M15 family metallopeptidase: MAAYKPRKPRVSIYYKKTKKRRHAAIILTAVAVIGAASFGTHALLAAFPKAVPTGAPVASTVKKAVSTAQASAVIDKSAWELRLVNASHPLPISFTVKTTAVKNARFDSRAASTLEKMIDDCNNSGYHLLICSGYRSISYQTTLYKTEIRKAERKGAANAAVEAATVVAKPGTSEHNLGLAVDFGSTTNQLCDETFEKTPEGQWLIQNAYKYGFILRYPKGKEQITGIIYEPWHFRYVGVAAAKQMHDQGVCLEEYLA; encoded by the coding sequence ATGGCAGCTTACAAACCAAGGAAACCACGAGTATCAATTTACTATAAGAAAACGAAGAAACGGCGCCATGCGGCGATTATTCTGACTGCGGTTGCTGTCATCGGCGCCGCTTCTTTTGGCACACACGCACTGCTGGCAGCTTTTCCAAAAGCTGTTCCCACAGGCGCGCCAGTCGCTTCCACAGTGAAAAAAGCAGTATCCACCGCACAGGCCTCCGCCGTGATTGACAAAAGCGCATGGGAACTGCGCCTGGTAAATGCAAGTCATCCGCTGCCAATTAGTTTCACGGTGAAAACCACCGCTGTTAAAAACGCACGTTTTGATTCCCGCGCCGCCAGCACCTTGGAAAAGATGATTGATGACTGCAACAACAGCGGCTATCATTTGCTTATCTGCTCCGGATACCGAAGCATCAGTTACCAGACAACCTTGTATAAAACCGAGATTCGCAAAGCGGAACGGAAAGGTGCTGCCAATGCGGCGGTTGAGGCTGCCACAGTTGTGGCCAAGCCCGGCACCAGCGAGCACAATCTCGGACTTGCGGTTGACTTTGGCAGCACGACCAACCAGCTGTGTGACGAAACGTTTGAAAAAACGCCGGAGGGACAGTGGCTGATACAGAACGCCTACAAATACGGCTTTATTCTGCGCTATCCCAAAGGAAAAGAACAGATTACCGGCATTATCTACGAGCCATGGCATTTCCGCTACGTCGGCGTTGCCGCCGCAAAGCAGATGCACGACCAAGGTGTTTGTCTGGAAGAATATCTGGCATAA
- a CDS encoding PucR family transcriptional regulator codes for MSNRLFQGVVHQMRDAIDRTIGVIDETSVIIACSELGRVGEVNESVTAELMISQDTFVVNGYTYKAFGSMPRPEYAVFVLGTDPEAARYAALLSVSLSSIKQYYDEKYDRSNFVKNVIMDNILPGDIYLKARELHFNNDVNRVCMLIKVTNKTDVAAYDVVQNLFPDKNKDFVININETDIALVKEIKPGIDSKDLEKLAGSIVDTLSSEFYTHCVIGIGTAVEGVKDLARSFKEAQVALEVGKVFDTERSIVRYDNLGIARLIYQLPTTLCEMFLKEVFKKGSIESLDHETLFTIQRFFENNLNVSETSRKLFVHRNTLVYRLEKIKKITGLDLREFEDAIVFKVALMVKKYLNANPVKF; via the coding sequence ATGTCCAACAGATTATTTCAGGGCGTTGTTCATCAGATGCGCGATGCCATTGACCGAACCATCGGCGTAATTGATGAAACATCTGTTATCATTGCCTGCAGCGAGCTTGGCCGCGTTGGCGAAGTGAACGAAAGCGTTACCGCTGAGCTGATGATATCTCAAGATACATTTGTAGTGAACGGCTACACCTACAAAGCTTTTGGCAGCATGCCGCGCCCGGAGTATGCAGTTTTTGTACTGGGTACGGACCCTGAAGCAGCACGTTATGCAGCACTGCTTTCTGTGTCACTGTCCAGCATCAAACAGTACTATGACGAAAAATATGACCGCAGCAACTTTGTGAAAAACGTCATTATGGACAACATCCTGCCCGGTGACATTTACCTGAAAGCACGCGAGCTGCACTTCAACAATGATGTGAACCGCGTCTGTATGCTGATTAAGGTGACAAACAAGACAGATGTTGCCGCTTATGACGTTGTGCAGAACCTGTTCCCTGACAAGAACAAGGACTTTGTCATCAACATCAATGAAACCGACATTGCGCTGGTGAAAGAGATTAAGCCCGGCATTGACAGCAAAGACCTTGAAAAGCTGGCCGGTTCCATTGTGGACACCCTTTCCAGTGAATTTTACACGCACTGTGTGATTGGTATCGGCACCGCAGTGGAGGGTGTTAAGGACTTGGCGCGTTCCTTTAAGGAAGCACAGGTTGCATTGGAAGTCGGCAAGGTATTCGACACAGAGCGCAGCATTGTGCGTTATGACAACCTTGGCATTGCACGCTTGATTTATCAGCTGCCCACCACGCTGTGCGAGATGTTCCTGAAAGAGGTCTTTAAAAAGGGCAGCATTGAAAGCCTTGACCACGAAACCCTGTTTACCATTCAGCGTTTCTTTGAAAACAACCTGAATGTTTCCGAAACAAGCCGCAAGCTGTTTGTACACCGTAATACGCTGGTTTACCGCTTGGAGAAAATCAAAAAGATTACCGGCTTGGACCTGCGCGAGTTTGAGGATGCCATTGTCTTTAAGGTGGCACTGATGGTTAAGAAATATCTCAATGCAAATCCCGTAAAATTCTAA